Proteins encoded by one window of Primulina huaijiensis isolate GDHJ02 chromosome 1, ASM1229523v2, whole genome shotgun sequence:
- the LOC140979489 gene encoding uncharacterized protein, with protein MMENSHVPEKSLSEGENAPKSCVISILSNDISGKVVINDGSTMNYMNDVKQVPDEGHYIGKYQHDEEEEDDEEDGDDFSEEELLAQMGYSKSEPEKLIKEEHQKQYYDDDDDNEEYENILEESLLEQMGYLKREPPKHEPDATPTAALKLVSALKGSREKEGKQTGECRVSWAPDVYDPPSAEHFSTTSNQRHKNEYKVKGLAGKNRQKMGGKGTVGLEDGGGGGGGSGSKGSKVGGSKGTVGGGGKAEVKYKDRKQVKKKHGGRASKYSSLDDC; from the coding sequence ATGATGGAAAACAGCCATGTTCCAGAAAAATCTCTCTCTGAAGGAGAGAATGCACCCAAATCTTGTGTGATTAGTATACTAAGCAACGATATATCAGGCAAGGTAGTGATTAATGATGGTAGCACGATGAATTATATGAATGATGTGAAGCAAGTTCCTGATGAGGGACATTACATTGGGAAGTACCAGCatgatgaagaggaagaagatGACGAAGAAGATGGTGATGATTTTTCAGAAGAAGAACTGTTGGCTCAGATGGGCTATAGTAAATCGGAACCTGAGAAATTGATAAAGGAGGAACACCAAAAGCAATATTATGATGATGACGACGACAACGAAGAGtatgaaaatatattagaaGAATCGTTATTAGAACAAATGGGCTATCTAAAGAGAGAACCGCCGAAACATGAACCAGACGCTACACCAACTGCTGCTTTGAAACTTGTTTCTGCCTTGAAAGGGAGTCGTGAGAAAGAAGGCAAGCAAACTGGGGAATGCCGCGTTTCGTGGGCACCGGATGTGTATGATCCTCCATCCGCTGAGCATTTTTCTACAACCAGCAATCAGAGgcataagaatgaatataaggtgaAAGGTCTAGCTGGGAAAAACAGGCAAAAAATGGGTGGCAAAGGGACGGTAGGACTTGAAGATGGAGGAGGGGGAGGGGGAGGCAGCGGCAGCAAGGGGAGTAAAGTTGGAGGAAGCAAAGGGACTGTGGGAGGAGGGGGGAAGGCGGAGGTGAAATATAAAGATAGGAAACAGGTTAAGAAGAAACATGGTGGAAGAGCTAGCAAGTATTCTAGTCTTGATGACTGTtga
- the LOC140979495 gene encoding protein DOG1-like 3, protein MENNDRGSQSSCFRQWMDLQQEDLLELQQALDLNADGGDHHTVELKHLAEKNVMHFQEYATMRHSLAREDVSSYFSPSWCSSLEGSMLWVGGCRPSIFIRLVYALSGREFELNLREYLQGRRINGGLDLSASQIRSINSLHLKTVSVEDKLSSELASLQEDMADQPIASMAQESYADGVPNREVNGALNKHDESMLNLLEEADNLRLSTMKEVISILTPSQAVVFLAAGKKLHLCLHEWGRMRDHEHGRH, encoded by the coding sequence ATGGAAAATAATGACCGGGGTTCTCAATCCAGTTGCTTTCGCCAATGGATGGATCTCCAACAAGAAGACCTCTTGGAGCTCCAACAAGCACTTGATCTAAACGCAGATGGAGGTGATCATCATACAGTAGAACTAAAGCATCTTGCAGAAAAGAACGTAATGCACTTTCAAGAATACGCAACCATGCGCCATAGCCTGGCCCGGGAAGACGTATCTTCTTACTTTTCGCCGTCCTGGTGCTCATCGTTGGAGGGATCCATGTTGTGGGTGGGAGGCTGCAGGCCATCTATCTTCATCAGGCTTGTTTATGCCCTCTCCGGGAGAGAATTCGAGTTGAATCTTCGCGAATATCTTCAAGGCAGGAGAATTAATGGTGGGCTTGATTTATCAGCGAGTCAGATTCGGTCGATAAACAGTTTACATCTCAAGACAGTTAGTGTAGAGGATAAGCTGTCCAGCGAATTGGCAAGTTTGCAAGAAGATATGGCGGATCAGCCGATTGCTTCAATGGCCCAGGAATCCTACGCCGATGGGGTACCGAACAGGGAGGTGAATGGAGCGTTGAATAAGCACGACGAGTCGATGTTGAATTTGCTGGAAGAAGCCGATAATCTAAGGTTGAGTACGATGAAGGAAGTGATCAGCATACTGACACCGTCTCAGGCTGTGGTATTTCTTGCCGCGGGGAAGAAGCTTCATCTTTGTCTTCATGAATGGGGTAGGATGAGGGATCATGAGCATGGAAGGCACTGA
- the LOC140979511 gene encoding protein DELAY OF GERMINATION 1-like — protein MATSDQNKEACFYQEWMTLQEQELSELNQVIAQTTNGATNAELSQLIEKIMDNFQDYNHKRSLMARADVSPYFAPTWCTSLERSLLWIGGCRPSSYIRLIYALCGLEIESQLAEFLRGARIGNLGELSARQISMVDKLQRNTIGEERKLSSRLASLQEDVLDQPLAAIAVKSGCQYNSKVDEALDKHGSAMAGILEEADHLRLNTMRELVRILTPRQGVDFLAAGKKLRLCMQDWGKKRDLDHGRN, from the coding sequence ATGGCAACAAGTGATCAAAACAAAGAAGCTTGCTTCTACCAAGAATGGATGACTCTCCAAGAACAAGAACTTTCGGAACTCAACCAAGTCATTGCCCAGACCACAAACGGCGCTACTAATGCTGAATTAAGCCAATTGATCGAGAAAATCATGGATAATTTCCAAGATTACAACCACAAACGAAGCCTCATGGCGCGAGCCGACGTCTCCCCCTATTTCGCTCCGACCTGGTGTACTTCTCTGGAGAGATCACTCCTATGGATAGGCGGCTGCAGACCCTCATCTTATATCCGACTGATTTATGCGTTATGCGGCCTGGAAATCGAATCCCAATTGGCCGAGTTCCTCAGGGGCGCAAGAATCGGGAACCTGGGTGAGCTGTCGGCCAGGCAAATATCCATGGTGGACAAGCTGCAAAGAAACACGATCGGTGAAGAAAGAAAGCTATCGAGCCGTCTGGCGAGTTTGCAGGAAGATGTTCTGGACCAGCCGCTGGCGGCAATAGCTGTGAAATCAGGCTGCCAGTACAATAGCAAGGTGGACGAGGCGCTGGATAAGCATGGCAGCGCTATGGCGGGTATATTGGAGGAAGCTGATCATTTGAGACTCAACACAATGAGGGAGCTAGTCAGGATACTCACGCCGAGACAGGGAGTGGATTTTCTTGCTGCTGGGAAGAAGCTTCGTCTATGCATGCAGGATTGGGGTAAGAAGAGAGATCTTGATCATGGTAGGAATTAA